The Gossypium raimondii isolate GPD5lz chromosome 2, ASM2569854v1, whole genome shotgun sequence genome segment CGTGGGGTCACCTCTCATACTGAACCCACATGACCTGCGCTGCTGCACCTTTGCATGTTTTACTTTCAACTTGGAATCGCACTATCAGATCTTCGTGTCCCCGTAATTCTTCACCACCCTCATGCCTATTTCTGTCCATTCACTCTCCTTTCATATGCGGCGTAACCGTGTTTTCACTTCTCACCCTTCGTCTCTCATTCCTCTTAGCTGTTCTCCCCCACTTGGATTCCCAACTCTACCCTCCCTTTTTGACTGTTCCCTCCTCGTTCAGTACACAGATTTGTCCTATTCCCTTTCCATTTCataaaaagatggatggatcAAAGAGGATTTTCTTTtcaacccaaacccaaacccaaaccctaaCTCGCTTTCCCTTTGATTTTTTGCTGACACTGACTAACTGAGTCCAAAATTCCACCAGCTCCTTCCTTCATCAGCCATGAGCCGTTTCAGGGTAACTGACATCTTCGACCCTTACTCTCCCTCTCTCTGTGTTAAAGAAACCTCCATTCTCGCTCACAAGCCCTTAGCTTTTCCCTCATTTTTCGAAGCAGAACATGAACTTAGCTCCGCCCTCGACCTACTGAGTCCTTTCCGTTGCTTAAGCCCCATCGATATCTACGACAACGTCACCGATCTGGTCCAAATCGAGAGAACGCCGTCGTTTCGTTCGTACAAGAGGGTACAACGCCGAGTCGAACCCGAGTTTTCTATTCAAACCTTGTGCGACCGAGTTACGGCGCTGGAGTCTAAATTCGACCGTCTCGTTAACGGGAGGAACTCCGGAGGGGACAGGAAGTACACGTGGACTGCGGAGATCAAGGGGCCGGTTGAGAGGAAGTACAAATGGGTAGCGGAGATCAAGGATGGGAAGAAGACAGAAGAGGTGAAAGAGAAAAAGTATAAATGGACGACTGAGATTGAAGGAAAGGGAATTGATGGGCCTATCTCGAGAAAGTACGTGTTCTCAGCATCCACTGGTGGCGATGCAAGTGAATGTAGCAAATCggagaagaaggaaaagaatgaGAAGAAGCATCAGAAAAAGGACAAGAAAGGAGAGAATGTTCCGCGTGTAGTGGAGATCGAAGAGCCGTCAGATCACGGAGCTGTCGTTTTAAGACAGGTTTGAtgaatttagtttagtttattcCGCTTGAGTTGTGTAACGATGAATTGCTTTCTCTATCAAAATTAAGACGTTTAATTTCCTTTTCAGCAGATCCTGAAAACgacatttcttattttattagtttcttGACTAATCGCTGCCACCTTTAGTGATCCTCCAATAATATCTAACTTAGTATTTGAGGAAATGAATCGATCCTTATCTTCATTTTCCCTACTATGAACACTTGTAACTAGGCTTTTTCCAAAAGAGCTGGAGTTATAAGAAATAACAGGGGCAAGAAGAAGGAATTGTCTCCTCAAGATGCTGCTTTGGTGATCCAAGTAACATTCAGAGCTTACCTGATCCGTAGATCACAGGCTCTTCGTGCCCTTAGGGAATTGGCAATTGCCAAGACTAAGCTGAAAGAGATCAgatcatattttaataacttcTCCTATCGTCGTCGAGTAGCCCAGGATGCAGAAGAACGCCAAAGGTTCTCTGAGAAAATCATTGTGCTGCTCCTTACTGTTGATGCCATTGAGGTACACTATCTTTCTCGCTTTGGACTTTTAATTTGTCAAACTTATGTGATAGTCAGCCATCAAATAGGTCCAATGagaatatatttgaatatattatgaCTTCAGTTGTGCGCATCTAACACATCGAATGATAATTTAATCTGTTACCATGTTTTTGGATCAGGTAATTGGTGTATGTTTTTTCTCAGCAATGGTACTTATGAGTTAATGACAGTCATCACGAGTTATTGTTACCCTTAAAAATGGAGCAATAGTATGATCTGTCAATGCACTTAATGATGTCGAATCATTAACTGCTTGCTGGACATGCCTCCATTATGAAACTATGGTTCAAAAAAGATTCAGTGACGTTCATGGAATCATCATGTTACTTTTAAAGAGGAGTTGATTATAGTTACCATAATGAAGGAAAAATGAACCAAAATTTTGTTGCATTCAGTTAATAGTCATTAATGCCTCAAACCATAAGGGGTTGAAAGAATGCTATCTATCAAAGCCGAAGTTGTTATGAACCTGCTGAGAATAAATATCTCTAATCGACAAAATGCATTAGGATTTTTTTCACTAAAACAAGTATTTTAAAGAACTAAGGCCTTTATTGGAgatggt includes the following:
- the LOC105788602 gene encoding BAG family molecular chaperone regulator 7, yielding MSRFRVTDIFDPYSPSLCVKETSILAHKPLAFPSFFEAEHELSSALDLLSPFRCLSPIDIYDNVTDLVQIERTPSFRSYKRVQRRVEPEFSIQTLCDRVTALESKFDRLVNGRNSGGDRKYTWTAEIKGPVERKYKWVAEIKDGKKTEEVKEKKYKWTTEIEGKGIDGPISRKYVFSASTGGDASECSKSEKKEKNEKKHQKKDKKGENVPRVVEIEEPSDHGAVVLRQAFSKRAGVIRNNRGKKKELSPQDAALVIQVTFRAYLIRRSQALRALRELAIAKTKLKEIRSYFNNFSYRRRVAQDAEERQRFSEKIIVLLLTVDAIEGADLMVRAAKKSMVDELEAMLDVVDPQPQGRSLSMRRTFDMPDSVIQKEIAEGVAEVVRMFESDADTV